CCCGATAGCGAATCCAGAGACGGCTGACCAACTCATCTCGACAGCTGCAGATATCGCGACTGATACCGGGCGTCCACTCGAACTACTGACGGTGATCAGAGTTCCCGAACAGGTACCGCTTTCTGAAGGTGAGCGACTCGTCGACGATGAGCGTGAGGTTCTCGACTATGCTGCTGATATCGTCAACGATCAGGCTATCGAGGTAACGAGCCGCATTCGATTTGCTCGCTCGATAGCGAGCGGAATCCTCAGCATAGCAGAGGAAGAAGACATTGAAACAATTCTTATGGGATGGCGAGGGCGTCCACGTCGACGGGACATCATCTTAGGATCCCATCTCGATCAAGTGCTCCGAAAAGCACCGTGTGACGTACTCGTTAAACGAATGGACGGCGACGAGGAGCTACAGCGAATTCTACTTCCCGTCGCTGGAGGTCCGAACACCGAATTGGCAGCAACCGTAGCAGGCTCCCTCGCTCGCGTTCACGATGCGGAGGTCCATGTCATCGTCGTCAATTCACCCAACGAGACAGCAACAGCACGTGATAAGAAACAAACGATGTTAGCGCGTGTTATCGCCGGATTCACTGGTGTTCCAGTGATTACTCAGGAAATTGTGGAGAGCGACTCTGTTGGTGATACAATAGTCAATCAATCTGAGGACGTAGATCTCGTTGTTCTCGGGGCGACTTCTGAAGACCTCTTCGGTCGTTCTGTTATCGGATCACTTCCAGAACAGGTGGGGCGACAATCAGCTAGCTCGGTGCTGATGGTTAAAGAGCACCGAAATCTCCCCTCCCGCCTGGTACGGCTCACCTCACGCCTCCGACGCGAAATACTTCGTTTCTAACGTTGGCGGAAATCGGAAGCCCGAAATGAGTTCGAGAGCCACTCACTACACACTTATATTCGGAATCAACTATGGACAGTACATTGACAATGGTCGACATTTCCCACAGCCCAGAATTTCTACTCCAAACCGCTAGCGATATCCCTCTCAGCGATCGGCCGTGGTTACTCGTCATCGCTATCCTCGTCATCTCGTACCTTCTCTCACGGCTTATCGAGTGGAGCGGGCAGAAATTCCTAGACCAATCTGACCACTGGCCCGACAACTCGATCAACCGCGCTTTTTTCCAGGAGATACACATGCCCCTGTACATTTCGGTGGCTCTCGGTGGAATTTATCTTAGTCTAAGCATTCTCGGGGTCGTCGAATCGAGTTACTTTCTCGTCGGCACCATCCTATCGGTACTCGTCGTGCTGTGGATGCGAGCAGCAAAACGCTTCGGGGGACAGTGGATCGAGACCGTGAATGCGACTGAGAGTGACTATGAATTTTCGCCAATCTTCAAGAACTTCTGGACGATCCTCATCATACTCGGAATTGGAATCAGCCTTCTCGTTATTTGGGAGATTGATATTACCCCGTTTCTCGCTTCGGCAGGGATCATCGGGATTATCCTCGGGTTGGCTGCACAGGAAGCTATCGGT
This region of Natrinema sp. DC36 genomic DNA includes:
- a CDS encoding universal stress protein; protein product: MTNQTTRGSILVPIANPETADQLISTAADIATDTGRPLELLTVIRVPEQVPLSEGERLVDDEREVLDYAADIVNDQAIEVTSRIRFARSIASGILSIAEEEDIETILMGWRGRPRRRDIILGSHLDQVLRKAPCDVLVKRMDGDEELQRILLPVAGGPNTELAATVAGSLARVHDAEVHVIVVNSPNETATARDKKQTMLARVIAGFTGVPVITQEIVESDSVGDTIVNQSEDVDLVVLGATSEDLFGRSVIGSLPEQVGRQSASSVLMVKEHRNLPSRLVRLTSRLRREILRF